A window from Mangifera indica cultivar Alphonso chromosome 2, CATAS_Mindica_2.1, whole genome shotgun sequence encodes these proteins:
- the LOC123209506 gene encoding DNA damage-repair/toleration protein DRT102 codes for MADSNATVPHPAKIITGADPFGSDLKDALVSHLRSLNIEVEDLGTSSYYSIGAEVGRRVSSSASDTRGLVACGTGIGVGIFANKYPSVFAATCLTPSDAQNARSINNSNVLAVSGKSTSKDSAIEIVNTWLNTPFKAPCPASENKPWDDDVQCFLDNSVAEMSKIGKEDEEKEKSSSCSICCLIKNRELGPIDMIPGGSMKILRETPTSAIVRFKAGSVEPAHHHTFGHDLVVMEGRKSVWNLSKGERFDLVVGDYLFTPAGDVHRVKYYEDTEFLIKWDGHWDMFFDEDLETAKSAIEKETV; via the coding sequence CCTGCCAAGATCATCACTGGGgccgatccattcggcagcGACTTGAAGGATGCTCTAGTCTCCCACCTCCGCTCTCTGAACATAGAAGTCGAAGACCTCGGTACCTCCTCTTACTACTCCATCGGCGCCGAGGTCGGCCGCCGCGTCTCTTCCTCCGCCTCCGACACTCGCGGTCTCGTCGCATGTGGTACCGGCATCGGCGTCGGAATTTTCGCTAATAAATACCCTAGTGTCTTTGCTGCCACTTGTCTCACACCTTCCGATGCTCAAAACGCTCGCTCTATCAACAACTCCAACGTTCTCGCCGTCTCTGGTAAGTCAACCTCCAAAGACTCCGCCATTGAGATTGTCAACACGTGGCTCAACACGCCTTTTAAGGCGCCCTGTCCTGCGTCAGAAAACAAACCCTGGGATGACGACGTTCAATGTTTTCTTGACAATTCTGTAGCTGAAATGAGTAAAATTGgtaaagaagatgaagagaaagaaaaatctaGCTCTTGTAGTAtttgttgtttgattaaaaataggGAGCTGGGTCCAATCGATATGATTCCAGGAGGGTCAATGAAGATTCTGAGGGAGACTCCAACTTCAGCAATAGTCAGGTTTAAGGCGGGGAGTGTGGAGCCAGCGCATCATCATACATTTGGACACGATTTGGTGGTGATGGAAGGAAGAAAAAGCGTGTGGAATTTAAGTAAAGGGGAGAGGTTTGATTTGGTTGTTGGTGATTACTTGTTCACCCCAGCAGGAGATGTGCATAGAGTCAAGTATTATGAAGATACTGAGTTTTTAATCAAGTGGGATGGACATTGGGATATGTTCTTTGATGAAGATCTTGAGACTGCTAAGTCTGCTATTGAGAAGGAAACCGTCTGA